From the Candidatus Methanoplasma cognatum genome, one window contains:
- a CDS encoding 3-dehydroquinate synthase II — protein MKEIWMRADAPDDANERKRMLISGLESGIGTFIVRPGDESFSSLGKVRLIFSKDGILSGDIQGRMVGIASPEDQADAMDLCGREDVLVVSTGDWSVIPFENLIAASSGRTKIMACVSSSEDAELCRNILEKGTDGVVVDTDDTDAMKNILKEVSTASDLGLTAIEVMSVKNILTGDRVCIDTCSKMVPGEGMLIGSQSSCLFLVQSESEENGYVAARPFRVNAGAVHAYIMVPDGKTRYLSELRAGDDVLIVGRDGNTKAASIGRCKEEVRPMLIITASHDGKEYTTILQNAETVRLVTRGGSTAVSEIKKGDEVLAYLTNGGRHFGMAVDEKIKEI, from the coding sequence ATGAAAGAGATATGGATGAGGGCGGATGCGCCTGACGATGCTAACGAAAGAAAGAGGATGCTGATATCCGGATTAGAGAGCGGGATAGGTACGTTCATAGTACGTCCGGGCGACGAGAGCTTCTCATCGCTGGGGAAGGTCAGACTCATATTCAGCAAAGACGGCATACTGTCCGGCGATATCCAGGGAAGGATGGTCGGCATAGCATCCCCGGAAGATCAGGCGGACGCCATGGACCTCTGCGGCAGGGAAGATGTGCTTGTGGTCTCGACGGGCGACTGGTCGGTCATCCCCTTCGAGAACCTCATCGCCGCATCGTCCGGAAGGACGAAGATAATGGCCTGCGTCTCATCCTCCGAGGATGCGGAACTGTGCCGGAACATCCTTGAGAAAGGCACCGACGGCGTTGTCGTGGATACGGACGACACGGATGCAATGAAGAACATATTGAAGGAAGTGAGTACCGCATCGGACCTGGGGCTAACCGCTATTGAAGTTATGAGCGTGAAGAACATACTGACGGGGGACCGCGTCTGCATCGATACCTGCTCAAAGATGGTCCCCGGAGAAGGAATGCTTATCGGGTCGCAGTCCTCATGCTTATTCCTGGTCCAATCGGAGAGCGAAGAGAACGGATACGTGGCGGCGCGCCCGTTCAGGGTGAACGCTGGCGCCGTGCACGCTTATATCATGGTGCCGGACGGCAAGACGAGGTACCTCTCGGAACTGCGCGCGGGAGACGATGTTCTCATAGTCGGCAGGGACGGGAACACAAAAGCGGCATCGATAGGACGCTGCAAGGAGGAGGTCAGGCCTATGCTTATCATAACGGCATCGCACGACGGCAAAGAGTACACCACGATACTTCAGAACGCCGAGACCGTTAGGCTGGTTACGCGTGGAGGTTCCACGGCTGTCAGCGAAATAAAGAAAGGGGATGAAGTACTTGCCTACCTAACAAACGGCGGAAGGCACTTCGGAATGGCAGTCGATGAAAAAATAAAGGAAATCTGA
- the hcp gene encoding hydroxylamine reductase produces the protein MNCRQCEETIKAAGCTKKGVCGKTPETADLQDLLIYSLEGLAIAAKKAKDDGKKVDKQIEHITVSLFSTLTNVNFDSGYFVKMIDRSKELIDDTRGWIKKTKYGADCADYDYSEKALKAKTVGIDQLSPNEDLRSLKELLLYGLKGLGAYYYHARVLGYKDAEVEDFMIKGLISLSEDLSSEELLPIVLECGAAGVKCMALLDKANTETYGVPEITEVSLRVRNNPGILITGHDLKDLEELLEQTKGSGVDVYTHGEMLPANAYPRFKKYDNLVGNYGNAWHMQKEEFDSFNGPILVTTNCLVPPPGSYSKRLFTTGPAGFGGITHIPQKNGRKDFSEIIKLAKTCSPPKSIDDISIPIGFAHGTVLSLADKVLGAISSGAVKRLVVMAGCDGRRPERKYYAEFSEALPKDTIILTAGCAKYRYNKLGLGDIGGIPRVLDAGQCNDCYSLVVVALKLAEATGLSVNDLPLSFNISWYEQKACLVLLSLLHLGVKDIMIGPTLPEFVSPNILNVLVGTFGLKGNSAVAEDMRILKIE, from the coding sequence ATGAATTGCAGACAATGTGAAGAAACAATAAAGGCCGCCGGGTGCACCAAAAAGGGCGTCTGCGGCAAGACCCCGGAGACCGCGGATCTGCAGGACCTCCTGATCTATTCGCTGGAAGGTCTCGCGATCGCGGCGAAGAAGGCGAAAGACGACGGAAAGAAAGTGGACAAGCAGATAGAGCACATCACGGTCTCATTGTTCTCGACGCTTACGAACGTTAACTTTGACAGCGGATACTTCGTAAAGATGATCGACCGTTCCAAAGAGCTCATCGACGATACAAGAGGATGGATCAAGAAGACAAAGTACGGCGCGGACTGCGCCGACTACGACTATTCGGAAAAGGCGCTCAAGGCGAAGACCGTCGGCATCGATCAGCTTTCGCCGAACGAGGACCTCCGCTCTCTGAAAGAACTGCTGCTCTACGGACTGAAGGGGCTGGGCGCTTATTACTATCACGCCAGGGTCCTGGGGTACAAGGATGCGGAAGTAGAGGACTTCATGATCAAAGGCCTCATCTCTCTGTCCGAGGATCTGTCTTCGGAAGAGCTGCTGCCGATCGTTCTGGAATGCGGAGCCGCCGGAGTGAAGTGCATGGCGCTTCTGGATAAGGCGAATACCGAGACCTACGGCGTTCCGGAGATAACGGAAGTGAGCCTCAGGGTCCGGAACAATCCGGGGATACTCATCACCGGCCATGACCTGAAGGACCTGGAGGAACTGCTCGAGCAGACAAAGGGCAGCGGCGTGGACGTGTACACCCACGGAGAGATGCTTCCCGCGAACGCATATCCGCGGTTCAAGAAGTACGACAATCTGGTCGGGAATTACGGCAACGCATGGCACATGCAGAAAGAAGAGTTCGATTCCTTCAACGGACCGATACTCGTCACCACGAACTGCCTGGTTCCTCCCCCTGGATCATATTCAAAGAGGCTGTTCACGACCGGACCCGCCGGCTTCGGCGGCATAACGCATATCCCTCAGAAGAACGGCCGCAAGGATTTCTCCGAGATAATAAAGCTGGCGAAGACCTGTTCGCCGCCTAAGTCCATAGATGACATCAGCATCCCGATAGGATTCGCGCACGGTACCGTCCTCAGCCTGGCCGATAAAGTGCTCGGCGCCATATCTTCCGGGGCGGTGAAGAGGCTTGTGGTGATGGCCGGATGCGACGGAAGGAGACCGGAAAGGAAGTATTACGCCGAGTTCTCGGAGGCGCTTCCGAAGGACACGATAATCTTAACTGCGGGATGCGCCAAATACAGGTACAACAAACTCGGATTGGGGGACATCGGCGGCATACCCAGGGTGCTGGACGCCGGCCAGTGCAACGACTGCTACTCCCTGGTGGTGGTCGCGCTCAAGCTCGCCGAGGCCACCGGCCTGTCGGTGAATGATCTTCCGCTGTCGTTCAACATCTCCTGGTATGAGCAGAAGGCCTGCCTGGTGCTTCTGTCGCTGCTGCATCTTGGCGTGAAGGACATCATGATCGGTCCGACCCTTCCGGAATTCGTCTCGCCCAACATACTGAACGTGCTCGTCGGGACCTTCGGTCTTAAGGGCAACTCCGCCGTGGCGGAGGATATGAGGATCCTGAAGATCGAGTGA
- a CDS encoding prephenate dehydrogenase/arogenate dehydrogenase family protein, with amino-acid sequence MKDIESMKEEIEVIDSMIVKLMIQRSDIAKRIGVMKNELGIPLRDEDAEKKEIERCRTMSKNSSLPQGASESICNVLTASSAELQSTAIIKWCQKRVTIIGGNGQMGRWMRRYFRRRGAVVNIVDVSEGSMEDAADSDVVVISVPISSVESVLKAADAICKKDALIFDIASVKSSFTDDLRKMAEHRKVCSVHPMFGPSAASMFDRSVVICDCGCSNAADEAAELFNDEGSNIIVTTVERHDELMAYVLALAHASNVVFFTTLRESGIPFNELKGVASTTFKRCLDACVPLSKENASLYHEIQNLNGNAESMWNIYEGAVREVREASLSENPEKFIKLMKKGKEYLSKSRV; translated from the coding sequence ATGAAAGACATAGAGTCCATGAAGGAAGAGATCGAGGTGATAGACTCCATGATCGTCAAGCTGATGATCCAGCGCAGCGACATCGCCAAAAGGATCGGCGTTATGAAAAACGAGCTCGGAATCCCGCTCAGGGATGAGGATGCAGAGAAGAAAGAGATCGAGAGGTGCCGCACGATGTCCAAGAACTCATCGCTGCCGCAAGGCGCCTCCGAATCCATCTGCAACGTGCTGACGGCCAGCTCCGCTGAGCTCCAGTCCACTGCGATAATAAAATGGTGCCAGAAGAGAGTGACCATCATCGGCGGCAACGGGCAGATGGGGCGATGGATGAGAAGATACTTCAGGAGACGGGGGGCGGTTGTGAACATCGTCGACGTCTCCGAGGGCAGTATGGAGGATGCGGCGGATTCGGATGTCGTCGTCATATCGGTCCCGATATCATCCGTAGAGTCTGTCCTGAAAGCGGCGGATGCCATTTGTAAAAAGGATGCTCTGATCTTCGATATAGCGTCCGTAAAATCCTCATTCACTGATGATCTCAGGAAGATGGCCGAGCACAGGAAGGTCTGCTCGGTCCATCCGATGTTCGGCCCCTCCGCCGCATCGATGTTCGATCGGAGCGTGGTCATCTGCGACTGCGGATGCAGTAACGCCGCGGATGAGGCAGCGGAACTCTTTAACGACGAGGGATCCAACATAATAGTCACAACTGTCGAGAGGCACGATGAACTTATGGCTTACGTATTGGCGCTCGCGCATGCGTCCAATGTTGTGTTCTTCACCACACTCAGAGAGAGCGGCATACCCTTCAACGAATTGAAGGGCGTAGCCTCGACCACATTCAAAAGATGTTTGGACGCTTGCGTTCCTTTGTCAAAAGAGAACGCTTCCCTCTATCACGAGATACAGAACCTGAACGGTAATGCGGAGAGCATGTGGAACATCTACGAAGGGGCTGTGAGGGAAGTGAGAGAGGCTTCGCTCTCGGAAAATCCTGAAAAATTCATCAAGCTAATGAAAAAAGGAAAAGAATATTTGAGCAAAAGCCGCGTGTGA
- a CDS encoding 30S ribosomal protein S8e has translation MALWQGKSKKKPSGGRLVLSRGKRKFEISREKQFTKVGKQSLKHYRRRGARIKTCMLLAEYANVVDKKTNTIQKAKIISVAVNPADPNYVQRNIVNKGARIKTEMGDAIVTSRPGQDGAVNAVLIES, from the coding sequence ATGGCTCTTTGGCAGGGAAAATCAAAGAAGAAGCCCTCGGGCGGAAGGCTCGTCCTCAGCAGGGGTAAAAGGAAATTCGAGATCAGCAGGGAGAAGCAGTTCACGAAGGTGGGCAAACAATCCCTTAAGCATTACCGCAGGCGCGGAGCGAGGATCAAGACATGCATGCTCCTTGCGGAATACGCCAATGTCGTAGACAAGAAGACCAACACGATCCAGAAAGCGAAGATCATCAGCGTTGCGGTCAACCCTGCAGACCCCAACTACGTTCAGCGTAACATCGTTAACAAAGGCGCCAGGATCAAGACCGAGATGGGGGACGCGATCGTCACTTCGAGACCGGGGCAGGACGGCGCCGTCAACGCGGTCCTCATAGAGAGCTGA
- a CDS encoding helix-turn-helix transcriptional regulator translates to MNHDCTLYKTMDYLAKRWTILILLELRKGEQEWKRFSAIRESMKDITPKVLSERLKDLEAEGLVSKRVDASAFPIKSEYRLTEAGEELVEAVKQIKYWALKWKIRNEICLRQDCRSCGL, encoded by the coding sequence ATGAACCATGACTGCACACTGTACAAAACGATGGATTATCTGGCCAAGAGATGGACCATTCTGATACTTCTTGAACTGCGCAAAGGGGAGCAGGAATGGAAAAGGTTCTCGGCGATACGCGAATCCATGAAGGACATCACCCCCAAAGTATTATCGGAGCGGCTGAAGGATCTTGAGGCGGAGGGGCTCGTCTCCAAGAGGGTCGATGCTTCGGCGTTCCCGATAAAAAGCGAGTACAGGCTGACCGAGGCGGGGGAAGAGCTGGTGGAAGCGGTCAAGCAGATAAAATATTGGGCTCTTAAATGGAAGATACGCAACGAGATCTGCCTGCGGCAGGACTGCCGCAGCTGCGGCCTCTGA
- a CDS encoding DUF1638 domain-containing protein: MTRGTIGIIGCPILEDEITYALLNEKEEKNVFIVDTLPARTLKKKLERKGIPFSVIDEWDFNNGYDGIDRDNGFNIVIFMNKLGLHAEPKVLRQTIEDQLRFYQNRFDAIALYYGMCGNGGWDVSKWASETLSVPVFVFRDEKEDVCDDCIGVAVGGHSRYCDLVRKHTGMLFVTPAIAENWSEFSGELDITKGFEIMDIHDLKGVFEFYGYKNAVKIDTGIGIQGEELDRGCKRLSETTGLEFITVAPGTVRIYPTERIYRDAKNALG; encoded by the coding sequence ATGACCAGAGGGACCATCGGCATCATCGGCTGTCCTATCCTCGAGGACGAGATAACATATGCCCTGCTCAATGAGAAAGAGGAGAAGAACGTGTTCATTGTCGATACGCTGCCGGCGCGCACCCTGAAGAAGAAACTGGAGCGGAAAGGCATCCCTTTCTCCGTCATTGACGAGTGGGACTTCAACAACGGCTACGACGGGATCGACCGCGACAACGGCTTCAATATAGTCATATTCATGAATAAGCTCGGTCTCCACGCGGAGCCGAAGGTCCTCCGCCAGACCATAGAGGACCAACTGAGATTTTATCAGAACCGTTTCGACGCGATCGCCCTATATTACGGGATGTGCGGCAACGGAGGCTGGGATGTTTCCAAATGGGCCTCCGAGACCCTCAGCGTCCCTGTCTTCGTCTTCCGCGACGAGAAGGAGGATGTCTGCGACGACTGCATCGGCGTCGCCGTCGGGGGGCATTCCAGATACTGCGATCTCGTCAGAAAACATACGGGAATGCTGTTCGTCACCCCTGCGATAGCCGAGAACTGGAGCGAATTCTCCGGCGAGCTGGACATCACAAAGGGTTTTGAGATCATGGACATCCACGACCTCAAGGGCGTCTTCGAATTCTACGGTTACAAAAATGCTGTGAAGATCGACACCGGCATAGGAATCCAGGGCGAGGAACTTGACAGAGGGTGCAAGCGCCTCTCGGAGACAACGGGACTCGAGTTCATAACGGTCGCGCCTGGGACCGTACGCATATATCCGACCGAGAGGATCTACAGAGACGCGAAGAATGCTCTGGGATAA
- a CDS encoding YhbD family protein — translation MDENLISKKELLELKGISYGTLYRWKRKRLIPDEWFIRRSTFTGQETFFPRDLILERVDSILNSKEETSLDDLAKILSGVPAEINITMDEMKRRGLISEAAAVAAEQFFPGTMDFDGALIVFSLDGPIEDGDLSMEDAKTMMHNMAAVDDREALRQSTVRLYRKQGVAFCAILPDVSKAYMDTSSKLIFEVSMPQMVAAFKAQILLKKGAEDHE, via the coding sequence ATGGATGAGAACCTCATATCCAAAAAAGAGCTGCTGGAGCTCAAGGGGATATCATACGGTACGCTTTACCGCTGGAAACGGAAGCGTCTGATACCTGACGAGTGGTTCATCAGAAGATCCACTTTCACGGGGCAGGAGACGTTCTTCCCGCGGGACCTGATCCTGGAAAGGGTAGACAGCATACTGAACAGCAAGGAAGAGACGTCCCTCGACGACCTGGCGAAGATCCTGTCAGGGGTCCCCGCGGAGATCAACATCACTATGGATGAGATGAAGCGGAGAGGTCTGATATCGGAGGCCGCGGCGGTTGCGGCGGAACAGTTCTTTCCCGGGACGATGGACTTCGACGGAGCGCTGATTGTATTTTCTCTCGACGGACCGATTGAGGATGGAGACCTCTCCATGGAAGATGCCAAGACCATGATGCATAACATGGCGGCCGTCGATGACAGGGAAGCTTTGCGGCAGAGCACGGTCAGGCTCTATAGGAAACAGGGGGTCGCCTTCTGCGCAATACTGCCAGACGTTTCAAAAGCGTATATGGACACATCGTCCAAACTTATTTTCGAGGTCAGCATGCCGCAGATGGTCGCGGCATTCAAAGCACAGATATTGTTGAAGAAAGGAGCGGAAGATCATGAATGA
- a CDS encoding metallophosphoesterase family protein encodes MKFLVISDIHGNTAVTDWVNAAAEEEDVDCVLALGDITDFGPNEVAERILGPIGRDVYAIPGNCDPLDLPETVSNFATDMHGKTARLNGFHLAGLGGSNPTIFNTPFELGEEVIYNMLRPISEEGMILMVHAPPFGINDMIPSGLNVGSTSVLKIVKEFRPILVLSGHIHEDFGIKYAEGTTFVNPGPAKDGMYALIEMDEGAVTARLFRVSP; translated from the coding sequence ATGAAATTCCTTGTCATTTCTGACATACACGGCAACACGGCCGTAACAGACTGGGTCAACGCCGCGGCCGAAGAGGAGGACGTCGACTGCGTACTGGCGCTGGGCGATATAACCGACTTCGGCCCGAATGAGGTAGCCGAGAGGATCCTCGGCCCTATCGGAAGGGACGTCTATGCGATACCCGGTAACTGCGATCCCCTCGATCTTCCGGAGACCGTATCAAATTTTGCGACGGACATGCACGGAAAGACCGCCAGGCTCAACGGGTTCCATCTTGCGGGGTTGGGGGGGTCTAACCCCACGATCTTCAACACGCCCTTTGAACTGGGAGAGGAGGTCATCTACAACATGCTCAGGCCCATATCCGAAGAGGGAATGATCCTGATGGTCCATGCCCCGCCTTTCGGTATCAACGATATGATCCCTTCGGGGCTGAACGTCGGCAGCACCTCCGTCCTGAAAATAGTGAAGGAGTTCAGGCCCATCCTTGTTCTGAGCGGCCACATCCATGAGGATTTCGGCATCAAATACGCGGAGGGAACGACGTTCGTGAACCCGGGGCCGGCGAAGGACGGCATGTACGCTCTGATAGAGATGGACGAAGGTGCGGTCACGGCGAGACTGTTCAGAGTGTCGCCCTGA
- a CDS encoding methyltransferase domain-containing protein, protein MSLNGYIARQFSNPTGFGGRAVSFIMNRQNRPMYEETIRMLSPSDSDRILDMGCGNGYMLNVLARRYECASAGIDISASAIRAASRRNRRFMKDGKMSLSCQNMNSVSFADGSFSKAYTVNTVYFWEDLENTMVEIGRILEPKGIFVNTLYSNEALARFSHTQFGYRKYTKEQLTDAGVNAGFEVDAVPFLNGDAYCFVYKKTD, encoded by the coding sequence ATGAGCTTGAACGGCTATATCGCGAGACAGTTCAGCAACCCGACCGGTTTCGGCGGCAGAGCGGTCAGCTTTATCATGAACCGTCAGAACCGTCCCATGTATGAGGAGACCATCCGTATGCTGTCTCCGTCCGATTCCGACCGTATTTTAGACATGGGATGCGGGAACGGTTATATGCTTAACGTGCTGGCAAGGCGGTATGAGTGCGCGTCCGCCGGCATCGATATCTCCGCAAGCGCGATACGCGCGGCTTCCCGGCGCAACCGCAGATTCATGAAAGACGGAAAAATGTCGCTTTCCTGTCAGAACATGAACTCCGTGTCTTTTGCGGACGGTTCGTTCAGCAAAGCGTATACCGTCAACACTGTGTATTTTTGGGAAGACCTCGAAAATACAATGGTTGAGATCGGACGCATACTGGAGCCAAAGGGGATCTTTGTAAATACTCTCTATTCAAACGAGGCATTAGCGCGTTTTTCTCACACACAGTTCGGATACAGAAAATATACAAAGGAACAATTGACCGATGCGGGCGTGAACGCGGGATTTGAGGTGGATGCGGTGCCCTTCCTTAACGGAGATGCGTATTGTTTCGTCTATAAGAAAACAGACTGA
- a CDS encoding YccS/YhfK family membrane protein encodes MTEKTEKKSIGSSLVGGIVMTILLVVIVPIVVSWLIQPIVEDFIGDTSLMGLTSGAIGAIVMFVILILFMLLLGGGAILRKYGIIGVAGLILAYVLLGYFVDESFYLGWIIPVIIVAILGAFSYLKDKKKGK; translated from the coding sequence ATGACAGAGAAAACAGAAAAAAAGAGTATAGGTTCATCATTGGTGGGCGGGATAGTAATGACCATCCTGCTGGTCGTGATAGTGCCGATAGTAGTAAGCTGGCTCATACAGCCGATCGTGGAAGATTTCATTGGCGATACGTCACTCATGGGGCTGACGTCCGGGGCAATAGGCGCTATCGTGATGTTCGTCATACTGATATTGTTCATGCTGCTCCTTGGCGGCGGCGCGATCTTAAGGAAATACGGCATCATCGGAGTGGCCGGACTGATCCTTGCTTACGTCCTGCTCGGCTACTTTGTAGACGAGTCCTTCTATCTGGGATGGATAATACCGGTGATAATAGTCGCCATACTCGGCGCGTTCTCATACTTGAAGGATAAAAAGAAAGGAAAGTGA
- a CDS encoding 2-amino-3,7-dideoxy-D-threo-hept-6-ulosonate synthase translates to MFGKNIRLERIIDRESGNAVIVPMDHGISIGPISGIIDMKTTVNAVSTGGATAVLMQKGLIPYGHRTAGNDVGLILHLSASTIMGSTSDFKVLVSNVEEALKLGADAVSMHVNLGADSEPQMLSDLGKVSKDCAEWGMPLLVMAYARGPSIKDPFDSEKVAHCARVATELGADLIKVNYTGDVDSFRDVTKGALAPVLIAGGPKMSSDMDILNMVHDSMEAGGRGVSIGRNIFQHKNPRGMTEAISGIVLKGMSVEEASKLLK, encoded by the coding sequence ATGTTTGGAAAGAACATACGTTTGGAAAGGATAATTGACAGAGAGTCGGGGAACGCGGTCATAGTGCCGATGGATCACGGGATATCCATAGGTCCTATCAGCGGCATAATAGATATGAAGACCACGGTGAACGCCGTGAGCACAGGCGGCGCAACCGCCGTCCTTATGCAGAAGGGCCTCATACCATACGGGCACAGGACCGCCGGGAACGATGTGGGGCTCATACTCCACCTTTCCGCGTCCACGATCATGGGTTCCACGTCCGACTTCAAAGTGCTGGTGTCAAACGTGGAAGAAGCTCTGAAGCTCGGGGCGGACGCAGTGTCCATGCATGTGAACCTCGGCGCGGACAGCGAGCCTCAGATGCTGTCCGACCTAGGTAAGGTGTCGAAGGACTGCGCCGAATGGGGAATGCCGCTTCTGGTGATGGCATACGCACGCGGGCCTTCCATCAAAGATCCGTTCGATTCGGAGAAGGTAGCCCACTGCGCAAGGGTGGCCACGGAATTGGGCGCGGATCTGATAAAGGTCAACTACACAGGGGACGTTGACTCATTCAGGGACGTTACAAAAGGCGCGCTGGCCCCAGTGCTCATCGCAGGCGGCCCGAAGATGAGTTCGGACATGGACATACTGAACATGGTGCACGATTCCATGGAGGCGGGAGGAAGAGGAGTTTCCATAGGAAGGAACATATTCCAGCACAAAAACCCCCGCGGAATGACCGAAGCGATATCCGGGATCGTCCTGAAAGGGATGAGCGTGGAAGAAGCGTCAAAGCTCCTTAAGTGA
- a CDS encoding PH domain-containing protein: MEKIYKPNIGWIFWAHLILIILIVAIFAIWTLVVGSTGGLLIPILAVFLLIVLVSLLVVAKTVYTLDDERILIRGALKTYDIPYGSVKKIISTNKGLISEGMFVLSTDRICIFYGEEGKVSISPIDKPDALSVLRSNCPGAEYEEDLKVKAEKEQKAEEQTFQMEQATEGPPEEKEYVYNRYRLQQ; this comes from the coding sequence ATGGAGAAGATATACAAACCGAACATAGGATGGATATTCTGGGCACATCTGATCCTGATTATATTGATAGTGGCGATATTCGCGATATGGACGCTGGTGGTCGGGTCCACAGGAGGACTGCTTATCCCGATACTGGCGGTGTTCCTGCTGATAGTGTTAGTTTCCCTGCTTGTCGTGGCAAAGACGGTGTACACACTGGACGATGAAAGGATATTGATCCGCGGAGCCCTCAAAACGTATGACATACCGTACGGGTCGGTAAAGAAGATAATCAGTACCAACAAAGGCCTGATAAGCGAGGGCATGTTCGTCCTTTCTACGGACAGGATATGCATTTTCTACGGCGAGGAAGGCAAGGTCTCGATATCCCCAATAGATAAACCGGATGCCCTGAGTGTTCTCAGGTCGAACTGCCCCGGCGCGGAGTACGAAGAGGATCTCAAGGTCAAAGCGGAGAAAGAACAGAAGGCCGAAGAGCAGACTTTCCAGATGGAACAGGCAACCGAAGGGCCGCCCGAGGAAAAGGAATACGTATACAACAGATACAGGCTGCAGCAATAA
- a CDS encoding DUF1697 domain-containing protein: protein MRTYCAFLRGVNVNGKTMKMAEACDVLRSAGLTGVVSVLASGNLIFQSDKPHKDLRGFLERTLSDRYGDDVRLFVKSSDEVSAMLAAVPFEEDSEMHTYVFVCESGFEEVLLQEFDRITPSEGEAAEIGDGIFYWRCRKGATLDSGFSKILGRKDMRDKFTSRNIDTIAKVATKMKL from the coding sequence ATGAGGACGTACTGTGCGTTTTTACGAGGAGTGAACGTAAACGGAAAAACGATGAAAATGGCCGAAGCCTGCGATGTGCTCAGATCGGCGGGCCTTACGGGCGTTGTTTCCGTGCTGGCGTCGGGAAATTTGATCTTTCAGTCCGATAAGCCCCATAAAGATCTGAGAGGTTTTCTGGAGCGTACATTATCGGACCGCTATGGCGATGACGTCAGATTATTTGTCAAGAGTTCGGACGAGGTGTCCGCTATGCTGGCGGCGGTCCCGTTCGAAGAGGATTCCGAGATGCACACGTATGTCTTCGTGTGTGAATCCGGATTTGAGGAAGTTTTACTCCAGGAATTCGACAGGATCACACCATCCGAGGGCGAAGCCGCAGAGATCGGAGACGGCATCTTCTATTGGCGGTGCCGTAAAGGGGCCACGCTTGATTCGGGATTTTCAAAGATCCTCGGGCGGAAGGACATGAGGGATAAATTCACCAGCCGAAACATAGATACGATAGCGAAAGTCGCAACGAAGATGAAGTTATGA
- a CDS encoding Fic family protein, with product MEQFNVEVLKDIHRKVIDKGSAEEQSLRDNVRDEGTLHHIAASSWNISDPVARAAFLLHRVATQHPFMEGNKRTAWTAAMSILRAEGYYIEENSRGIDVFVRRVASGDIEEQDIVKWFKERMRSLAE from the coding sequence ATGGAACAGTTCAATGTCGAAGTCCTCAAGGATATCCACCGCAAGGTGATCGACAAGGGTTCCGCCGAAGAACAATCTCTCAGAGACAATGTGAGGGACGAGGGCACTCTGCACCATATTGCGGCCTCGTCTTGGAACATATCTGACCCAGTAGCAAGGGCTGCGTTCCTTCTTCACAGAGTTGCCACACAGCATCCTTTTATGGAAGGGAATAAAAGAACTGCGTGGACGGCCGCGATGAGCATACTCAGAGCAGAGGGATATTATATAGAGGAAAACAGCAGGGGCATAGACGTTTTCGTCCGCAGGGTGGCGAGCGGGGACATTGAAGAGCAAGACATAGTGAAGTGGTTCAAAGAAAGAATGAGATCACTTGCTGAGTAA